GGGAATGGATCTTTCCGGCAAGACGCTGGCGGATTTGCACGCCGGCTGGGCCTGGGAATCGGTCCGTGCCCAGGGTTTGCCGGCAGCCCGCAATCTGGGTGTCTGGACCGGTGAAACCGCCCTTCTGGACAGCATGGGAGATGAAATCCCGGTCTCACAGGTGATCGTGGCCCATCATGGTGCCAATGGCGATGTGGAATTTTTTTCAGGAGTCATGCGCGATATTTCCCTGCGCAAAACTGCCGAAAAAGAGATTCGCGTCATGAATCTGGAATTGGAAAGACGCATCCGGGAACGGACTTCGGCCCTGGAGTTGGCCAACAAGGAACTGGAATCGTTTGCCTATACAGTCTCTCATGACCTGCGGGGACCATTGCGTTCCATCAGCGGGTTCAGTGACATTCTACTGGAAGATTACGAAGACCGGCTGGACGACGACGGCAAGGAGTACCTGGCCAACCTGCGTCAAGGTTGCAAGGAGATGAACGCCCTGATCGACGGGCTGTTGCGTCTGTCGCGCTCGACTCAGGGTGAGGTATTTCGGCAAAGCATTGATCTTTCAGCCCTGAGCGAAGATGTGTTGACCCAATTGGGCCGGTCAACCCCGCAACGACCTGTCACCTGGCGGGTCATGCCCGGGATGCGGGTATTCGGGGATTTGCGTCTGATCAAGACGGCCATGGAAAACATGTTGAACAATGCCTGGAAATATACCGGCAAGAGTCCACGCGCCGTGATTGAAATTGCCTATCGCCATGAGGGGCGGGAAATTGTCTACTCCATTCGTGACAACGGGGTGGGATTTGACATGGCCTATGCTTCCAAACTGTTTCATCCTTTTCAAAGGTTGCACAAATCCCGTGACTTTGAGGGAATTGGCATCGGCCTGGCCACTGTGCAACGGATCATCAACCGGCATGGGGGGCGTATCTGGGCTGAGGCCATTGTGGGACAAGGAGCTACCTTCCATTTTACCCTGCCAGGCACGGAGAAATGATCATGGGCAAACGGGTCGGTGCGCATGTCAGCATTGCCGGAGGTGTCTGGAATGCCCCCTTGCACGCCCAGGCCATGGGGGCACAAGCCTTCGCCATGTTTACCAAGAACCAGCGCCAGTGGCAGGCCAGACCTTTGACCCGGGACGAGTGTGAAAAATTCAAGGAAAACATGGCCATCTGTGGGTTTCGTCCGGAACATGTCCTGCCCCATGATGGATATCTCATCAATTTGGGTCATCCGGATCCCCAGGCGCGGGAAAAATCCCTGGCTGCCTTCATCGATGAAATGCAGCGTTGCCAGCAGCTCGGCTTGACCTGCCTGAATTTTCATCCAGGCAGCCATCTTCGGGAAATTGAGCCGGAGCGTTGTCTGGAAATGATCGCAACGGCCATCAATCAGGCCCTGGCAAGAACCGAAGCAGTGGTGGCTGTCATTGAAAACACCGCCGGGCAGGGGAGCAATCTGGGATATGATTTTGGGCAGATTGCCGCCATTATGGCCCAAATTGAGGATCGCAGCCGGGTTGGCGTCTGTCTGGATACCTGTCATGCCTTTGCAGCGGGGTATGACTTGCGAACCCCGGAGGGTTATGCCGCAACCATGACGGCGTTTGATCAGAGTATCGGTTTTGC
Above is a window of Magnetococcales bacterium DNA encoding:
- the nfo gene encoding deoxyribonuclease IV, with product MGKRVGAHVSIAGGVWNAPLHAQAMGAQAFAMFTKNQRQWQARPLTRDECEKFKENMAICGFRPEHVLPHDGYLINLGHPDPQAREKSLAAFIDEMQRCQQLGLTCLNFHPGSHLREIEPERCLEMIATAINQALARTEAVVAVIENTAGQGSNLGYDFGQIAAIMAQIEDRSRVGVCLDTCHAFAAGYDLRTPEGYAATMTAFDQSIGFACLKGMHLNDAKKGLNSRVDRHENLGRGNLGLEPFRRIMNDARMEEIPLILETIDETLWPEEIKLLYSLSDQA